A stretch of DNA from Spirosoma endbachense:
GAGCTACATCGAGCCATTCTACTGCCTGTCGTTCACCATAATGCGGATTGTTTAGCAGCCGGTTTACGACTTTTTCGTAAGCATTTGGGGAATTATCGGCCAGAAACGCATCGACCTCGGCAGCAGTCGGTGGGAGGCCCGTCAAATCCAGGCTTACCCGACGAAGCAGCGTTGTTTTGTCGGCTTCAGGTGCGTGGCCTGCTTTCTGACCCTCCTGCTTAGCCAATACGAACCGATCGATTTCGTTTTTTACCCACTTTTCATCCTTAACCTTCGGTATTTCGGGCATTGTTGGCGCAATGAGCGACCAATGCTTTTTGTATTCGGCCCCCTGCTCGACCCAGCGCAACAGCATGGCTTTTTCCTCAGCGTTCAGGCTTAAATTCGATTTGGGCGTAGGCATCATCTCCTCAGGATCAGTGCTGATGATGCGACGTACTAACTCGCTCTCGGCCAGATTTCCCGGTACAATGGCCGTATGACCGCTTTTCGCTAAGGCTTCATAAGCACCCTCGGGTGTGTCCAGCCGTAAACCGGCCTGTTGTTTTGCTTTATCGGGACCATGACACGCAAAACAGCGATCCGAAAGAATAGGCTTAACGTGCAGGTTGTAATCGACTTTTTCGGGTAAGTGAACCTCAGCAGCTATCAATTCGGCGGGTTTCTCAACCGATTTCTGACAGGACGTAAGCCAGACTGACGTACAGAACAACCCAACCGTTGAGCTGAACAGAATACACCGAAATCGTATGTCAGACCAGACAGGCATACAAGTGAACCAATTGATTATGATACTATTTTACAAAAATAGTGAAGATACAACCAATAGCACAGTACTATTTTACCCGGTTATCGTTCAATTTTAACGTTTGACTTTTGTTCCAAACACTATTACAAGCTGCATTAATAGCGGCAAAGTCAGTTTGTAGACTTGATTTGTAGTCTAAACCCCTCTGATTAAATGACCGGCAGTCTTCTTCTCCCTCGGCCTGTTCTATCGCCCAATTACAAGCCTTGTTTGAGCGGGTGAACTTTCAGCATCCAGGAGTTGAATGCTAAGTGGACCTTCTTTACGCTGGGTTCTGTCAATAGCCACCGTGATCGAGTGAACACCCTGAGCAAAATCGGCAACGATTCCCTGATCGGTGAGTTTTAGCGGTTTTGAGCCTACCCAGGCACTTAAACCAGCAGTTGAGTTAATGGCCAGATTTACATTGCCTTTGCTGATCACTTCAATATCGAACCGAACGAAGCTGTATTGTTTACCAGCATTCACATCAACGACCGCCAGTTCATCCAAAGGCAGGTCGCCGGAAACTTTGCTATAAGCTGGTTGCCAGGCCACTTTTGCATTATCCTTCGTAACATAGCCTGGTCCATCGGCCAGGATTTTCCGGGTCAGTTCTTTAGTGGCAGAAACGGTGTTCCAGCGACGCACAAATCGGGCTGTGGGGACGCGGAATTTCCCCGACTCGCCCATTTTCGACAGAAATCCAATCAGATTGACAAACTCTTCTTTGTCTAAACTGGCTGTCAATCCCGGAGGCATCAGCGAACCAGGTACTTTTTCAATGGCATTGACCTGGCTTTTGGGAATGGCAACTTCTAAACCACTCACATCGCGTATCACTAGTTCGGAGGTGCCGTTACCAACCAGATAGCCCATTTGCTCACTACCATCTTTTTTCACGATACGCTGAAGTTCATATCCTTCCTTGATGGATAGATTTGGGTACAGAACGGATCGGATGATGGTTTCGGCGGGAGAACTCGTTCCCAGGCTGCTCAAATCCGGACCAATACGCCCTCCAGCTCCGCCAATCGCATGACAGGTAAGGCAGGTAAGGTTGCTTTTCCGGAATACCAGTTCTCCTTTAACAGGATCAGCGGTTTCTTTTGCTGTTTTCGCCAGACTGCTGATTTCCTGAGCAGTAAGCTCCTGAGGCATCTTTTCGGGGAGTAAAACACCACCTGAGGCCTCCAGTGCCTGCGTCAGGAGCTTAACATCTTCGCCATTACGCCGGTTGTAAGGCAGGTTACGCTGCACGATCTGCCGACCTTCCTTTGCCCTGTTTTCTGGTATCTTTTTGGCTGTCAGCTCGTCAGCGAGCGCACGCACGCCCTGCTTATTGACTAAAAATGCCTGAAAAAGTTCAGATACGTCCGTTTGTGCTGGTAAAGTCCGCAACAGATCAGCGCTAATTCTGGCCCCTTCCGAAACGTTCAGAGAAACCAGTTGAGAAGCCGCTGCCAGCCGCAGATCAACCGGATTTTTTCCGCTGGTCATGTCAACCAGTGACTTTCTGGCCTGCTCATTCCCCAAAGCGGCCAATGACTCCAGAGCGGCTTTTCGCTTGCTTTTATCTTCTTTTTGAGCCAGGCTGACCAGGGCTGCGTTCTGCTCATCCAGATGCCATAAACCAATCAACCGGATGGCGCTTGTAGAGATGGCTTCATCATCATTTTCGATAATACCGGTAATCCGATTCAACTTGCCCTCAGGTTTTAGGCCCCGTCGAGCGGCTTCTTCGAGGGCACCCAACTGAGTCGCCACTGATTTACCCGAACCCGTATTCGCCTGAACGGCTTTATCAAAAAGAATCGTCAAATCGGCAGCGCTGCCGAATTTAGCAAGCGAACCCAGCACGTCCTTCTGGTATTCTTCGGGAATCCGATTCTGTTGATACAACTGAGCCAGTCGAGAAACCGAAGCAGGGTTGCTGACCGACTTGAGCGCAAAGGTGGTTTTGCGGAAATCACCAAAGAATTCGGGATCTGTTTTCAGCCGGGACATCCAAAACGGTTCCAGTTCACGAACCGTCTGCCAGAGGGCAAAGTCCAGAAATTCGTCCATTGGATTATCCAGTACCGATAAAGCTGTACGGGCGGCCTCGGCCGTTTGTACTTTCCGGAGGGCAATCACGGCTTCAAGACGCACCTGAGGGTGCTTGTCCGTTACGGCTACGGTAAGCAGACTTGGCACATTGGTCAATTTAGGATACCATAATTCAAGTGCCCGCAATGCAGCTGCCCTGGCATTGTGCGTTTCTGCCTTCAACAGCCGAAGCAGAAGTGGCTCGTTCACCACATCAAGCGTTTGATACACCCAAAGTCCTTCCAGCAGTTGGTGCTCGTAGTCAGCATCCTTTTTATCTAAATCCTGAATCCATTTTTCAAGGGCTGGGATCACGTC
This window harbors:
- a CDS encoding PVC-type heme-binding CxxCH protein; the encoded protein is MKTRWSLKFFRRLIIIPIILLITSSANQIDRKDDPDPDVKRELESFKVADGFEVTLFAAEPLVAKPIQMNWDADGRLWVVSSTAYPHLKTGEEANDKIFVLEDTDGDGKADKSTIFAEGLITPTGILPGDGGVYVANSTEILHFADTDGDGKADKKRRILNGFGTADTHHLIHTFRWGPEGLLYFNQSIYIYSHVETPSGIKRLEGGGVWQLNPKKLELDIYAKGLVNPWGLQFDRWGQSFLTDGAGFEGINYAFPGATFLTSPGAARILRGLNPGQPKHSGLDVISGRHLPESWQGSVITNDFRANRINRFKLEEQGSGYASKQAEDLLWTDHVAFRPVDISVGPDGAIYVADWYNPIIQHGEVDFHDPRRDHEHGRIWRIIAKNRPLIKKPQLSKASVSELLETLKLPENWTRSQAKQVLKARGAKDVIPALEKWIQDLDKKDADYEHQLLEGLWVYQTLDVVNEPLLLRLLKAETHNARAAALRALELWYPKLTNVPSLLTVAVTDKHPQVRLEAVIALRKVQTAEAARTALSVLDNPMDEFLDFALWQTVRELEPFWMSRLKTDPEFFGDFRKTTFALKSVSNPASVSRLAQLYQQNRIPEEYQKDVLGSLAKFGSAADLTILFDKAVQANTGSGKSVATQLGALEEAARRGLKPEGKLNRITGIIENDDEAISTSAIRLIGLWHLDEQNAALVSLAQKEDKSKRKAALESLAALGNEQARKSLVDMTSGKNPVDLRLAAASQLVSLNVSEGARISADLLRTLPAQTDVSELFQAFLVNKQGVRALADELTAKKIPENRAKEGRQIVQRNLPYNRRNGEDVKLLTQALEASGGVLLPEKMPQELTAQEISSLAKTAKETADPVKGELVFRKSNLTCLTCHAIGGAGGRIGPDLSSLGTSSPAETIIRSVLYPNLSIKEGYELQRIVKKDGSEQMGYLVGNGTSELVIRDVSGLEVAIPKSQVNAIEKVPGSLMPPGLTASLDKEEFVNLIGFLSKMGESGKFRVPTARFVRRWNTVSATKELTRKILADGPGYVTKDNAKVAWQPAYSKVSGDLPLDELAVVDVNAGKQYSFVRFDIEVISKGNVNLAINSTAGLSAWVGSKPLKLTDQGIVADFAQGVHSITVAIDRTQRKEGPLSIQLLDAESSPAQTRLVIGR